A single region of the Pontimicrobium sp. SW4 genome encodes:
- a CDS encoding type IX secretion system membrane protein PorP/SprF, with protein MKKRIIYLLTLIVSYSYGQELNLPVFTQYLADNNFVVAPTYAGIGDNLKLRANGLTQWVGIKGAPDNQSFYGDFRIADRSGVGLSFYNDRNGNTIQKGAKFSFAHHLILDLVTEQYLSLGLTYNINNFRIDIENFISTPENPIIDPFITDDRKTTNSNFDVGALYRYRAFFFSLNLNNILKKKIDESVRAFEPSLLLNYQLYAGYTYGQAKEGGIEFEPSVYYQYFSSDKRSSTDINMKVRKFGKDDSYFWGGISYRFLNDQFFKPLNIGPMVGFKQSIFYFGYAYQFTTNGLSPYNSGTHVVTIGLDFLRGISDCACTNNRSPW; from the coding sequence ATGAAAAAACGTATCATATATCTTTTAACTCTAATTGTAAGTTACAGTTATGGTCAAGAGTTGAATTTACCCGTTTTTACACAATATTTGGCAGATAATAATTTTGTTGTTGCTCCAACTTATGCTGGTATTGGAGATAATTTAAAACTTAGAGCAAACGGCCTAACACAATGGGTTGGAATTAAAGGTGCTCCAGACAATCAATCATTCTATGGAGACTTTAGAATTGCAGACCGTTCTGGAGTTGGATTGTCATTTTATAATGATAGAAATGGAAATACCATTCAAAAAGGAGCAAAATTCTCTTTTGCACATCATCTCATTTTAGATTTAGTAACAGAACAATACTTATCGTTAGGCCTTACTTATAATATCAATAATTTTAGAATAGACATTGAAAATTTTATCTCAACTCCTGAAAACCCAATAATCGATCCTTTTATTACTGATGATAGAAAAACTACTAATAGTAACTTTGATGTTGGTGCGTTGTATAGATACAGAGCATTCTTTTTTAGTTTAAACCTAAATAATATTTTAAAGAAAAAAATTGATGAAAGCGTTAGAGCATTTGAACCTAGTTTATTATTAAACTATCAACTTTATGCAGGTTATACGTATGGCCAAGCTAAAGAAGGTGGCATTGAGTTTGAACCATCTGTATACTACCAATATTTCTCAAGCGACAAACGCTCAAGTACTGATATAAATATGAAAGTTAGAAAATTTGGGAAAGATGATAGTTACTTTTGGGGAGGTATATCATATCGTTTTCTTAATGATCAGTTCTTTAAACCTCTAAACATAGGTCCAATGGTTGGGTTTAAACAATCTATATTTTATTTTGGGTATGCTTACCAATTTACTACCAATGGATTATCTCCTTATAATTCTGGTACACATGTCGTTACTATCGGATTAGATTTTTTACGCGGAATTAGTGATTGTGCCTGTACTAACAATCGTAGCCCTTGGTAA
- a CDS encoding T9SS type B sorting domain-containing protein: MKKPTYIKIPYIVLLLLFGLNSFAQTFKPFTPRENLNVKGSMLVIGNTILGQNNQNFNDLTRDNQDISMQYIDIDGDTSTFSSSSADLVLQPQEDGSSTTCYRVAYAGLYWGAVLQSGDRSNINNVKFKLPGSNTYNDITGELIYDATINPIIAEANEPGNTPYASYADVTDLLTDLTDIEGAYTLANITSSLGFNNSTGLSAGWSLVVIYEDPNLHTKSFTTYDGFSHIYNGHQETVPVTGFTTPPAGPIDLQFAYGTLDGDRTKRATKLEINGKEVTTPFRPANKFFGSVIENYNGISHPRNPFSVNTLGYDTGFLEIKNSEPEFIKNGDTSADFRLQVARGQADPIFAFFAAFAVDIIAPDLDLTKIVLDENGVNIDGDNVVLGQTVFYEITYQSVGNDNITQSTITDILPENIIFNPATDIDLSNAGGATLLSYDPITRTIVFSIPDESVEVNDPSFVIRLQVQIVPNCYDLSQACSNEIINQAFATYQGVINSTIIEEEGSYANTECLSDPGPTNFIVDISNCNFEKTEILCGNSVVLTAANGYDSYSWSTSPTGTPVIGTTQSISVTTTGTYYVTNTTSATCLSIEEVFHVITYGNTITNPVIPYADQIVICPNDGKELPNIFLCGANDERIINTGISDAVSIVWEKLDETSCLAVEVEDCANEDATCTWNQVGTGPDYTANTSGQFRLVINYPGGCFSIFYFNVYTNLLEPTVTANDILCTTPGQITVGGVPSGYEFSLDPNGPYQTSNIFIINTPGFYTVYIRQIGVSPNPCIFETPEVYIRARNFNVTSTVLQPFCYGDLGSIILAVNDALPQYYYSIYEGTTLVNSVGPISESDYTFANLNSGNYTVNVSTDDGCFYTEDIEIIEPPLLTVTAALTVPLTCTDGEITIYPEGGTPPYTYYINSTTESQDTPVYTVTDSGVYNITVYDFNSCIATTSITVEQSLPPDFNITTTDILCSDAGNVGEISINVTNPNGNTLEYSIDGGTTFFSSPIFTGLAAGDYDVVVQYTLGTDVCATAPQTVTISAVTAIDGTATLTTPYTCTTNGVITVSGVTGGTPPYMYSIDGFTFQSGNTFTGLTSGTYTITIQDDNNCTFIAVPVTIDVLNPPTDLTFSNTPLSCPSITSDVTITGTTGGTAPLEYQIIAPAVSATPYQTSTIFPGLAPGTYTFQVRDANDCTYSESYTIAPLPPTTVSTVLTKDLDCTASPDAIITGTITGGTAPFTYAVSINGGAYTSLGATGSPFTYIAPTDGTYQFQITDANGCITESGVQTVNAISLPEISSVTSTSNLCNGDLNGSIQVTINPNVGTPPFTINVYTTTTSTDYGTQTSGLPAGNYTITLTDSKSCTDTETITITEPDPILVTYHTVDITCSPSGVSQGSIIIDSVTGGTAPYNYFVTGTNGYSASELNVSGTTSTTFDVVDFGLYQINVVDANGCSILIQDVLVASPPDDLDISVTSTVDCTLGGEAVISIGTTLIGTGPFYFDIYRGFIPPPPPGGTWIPEDSPGSQSATFTGLLPGVTYTFIVYDASTGCSYFETATTSIPTNSTLTADALTANNITCVGSADGNVSFTINSTYGVSTDVNYEIFDSLATTTTGISGSGTVAAGGSLTVNNLGPLPFGTYFVLITETTGPNAGCSVVTVPFNITESAFDLNITATVDKNANCNPNSGVISAIATNGTAPYLYQLTTSATPPLATDPSWASANVFNVDANNYYAHVMDAYGCIRSTSVIVLPNDPEPVIAASVSNQCTVTDGNFEIDVALTTAGIAPYSYSIDGGAFQTLTAPFTISNLASGTHTIEVQDANGCGNLVSVDIEASLELIPEITTMPSCNNDDGQITITGSGGSGTYSYSISPNPASITLAGNVFSGVPSGTYTVTMTDTATLCTEDVEIVVPEATLPTLTTTPTAVTCFGDNTGTFELNVSGYTGAYNYEVFDSGSTSVFGLVSANTSTNPEIVTGLIAGTYTVVITETASPFCSNTTDVIISSPADALTVIATETSNVTCDDDSGTITAIASGGWGTYEYELTGAATIAYSANGTFTNLSAGTYTVNVRDAGGCIASDTVTLDIPPPITSTVTASTTLLSCFGDDNATITANATTGGQGANYTYTLNMLLPTVSTSGPQSSNVFGNLGAGTYQVVVTDGYNCEFISADITINEPTQVEASLVAATTPTCTIDATLTLSASGGTGTYTYSNDVSFSTVLGSFASSTTFSVTPGTYQYYVRDANGCISAVSNEITIDPLPTLDVNLEATDIFINCVGDNTGVIVATAEGGLGSYVYTLQDGSGNDILPAPTQNSPGVFTDLPAGTYQVEVESGDCLATSDIINITEPSSPLVANYTVTDITCSGSNNGMVEITASGGTGIIKYAISPQLNQFFDSPIFEDLAPGVYQAIAQDELGCFVIIDFTINDPIPVSLTIVGGSILPEICDGDLDGEFSVDISGGNLPYSVSLDDINGTYTIGGPTQTQFDFTGLSGGDHIVYVRDALGCESEWNISSPESVLIDPQVEVEFGCVNNAPSNIVTVIVDDSITNLSDLDYSLNGGLYQASNVFVNVSAGTGHYIDVRHTNGCIQRTELFDIPDFNPLVLTLQEGEINQIVAITSGGSEPYQYTLNGEDYGSTDTFIIYETGTYTVTVTDANGCVATAIIEMTYVDVCIPNYFTPNDDGVQDDWGPGCTAQYPNLTFDIFDRYGRVIATLNQGDKWDGKYNGNELPTGDYWYVVKLNDTNDNRHFVGHFTLYR; the protein is encoded by the coding sequence ATGAAAAAACCTACTTATATTAAGATTCCCTATATTGTTTTATTACTGCTATTTGGTCTTAATAGTTTTGCTCAAACTTTTAAACCATTTACTCCAAGAGAGAATCTCAATGTGAAAGGAAGTATGCTTGTGATTGGTAATACAATTCTTGGCCAAAATAACCAAAATTTCAATGATCTTACACGAGACAACCAAGATATCTCCATGCAATATATTGATATTGATGGTGATACATCAACTTTTAGTTCTAGTAGCGCAGATTTAGTATTGCAGCCTCAAGAAGATGGAAGCTCAACAACTTGTTATCGTGTAGCTTATGCTGGTTTGTATTGGGGTGCTGTTTTACAAAGTGGAGATAGATCTAATATTAATAATGTTAAATTTAAATTACCAGGAAGTAACACTTATAATGATATCACAGGTGAGTTAATATATGATGCTACTATAAATCCTATAATTGCTGAAGCTAATGAACCAGGAAATACACCTTATGCTTCCTATGCAGATGTAACAGATTTACTTACTGACTTAACAGATATTGAAGGGGCTTATACATTAGCGAATATAACTTCAAGCTTAGGTTTTAATAATTCTACTGGATTATCTGCAGGTTGGTCGTTAGTTGTAATTTATGAAGATCCAAATCTTCACACAAAATCTTTTACAACTTATGATGGGTTTAGCCACATATATAATGGTCATCAAGAAACAGTTCCAGTAACCGGTTTTACGACACCTCCTGCTGGCCCAATAGACTTACAATTTGCCTATGGCACATTAGATGGTGATAGAACTAAAAGAGCAACAAAATTAGAAATTAATGGTAAAGAGGTTACAACTCCTTTTAGACCAGCCAATAAATTTTTCGGATCTGTTATTGAAAACTATAATGGAATATCACATCCAAGAAACCCTTTCAGTGTTAACACTTTGGGTTATGATACTGGCTTTTTAGAAATTAAAAATTCTGAACCAGAATTTATAAAGAATGGTGATACTTCTGCAGACTTTAGGCTTCAAGTAGCGAGAGGACAAGCAGATCCTATTTTCGCTTTTTTTGCTGCTTTTGCAGTAGATATTATAGCGCCTGATTTAGACCTAACAAAGATAGTTTTAGATGAAAATGGAGTTAATATAGATGGAGATAATGTTGTACTTGGCCAAACAGTATTTTATGAAATTACATATCAAAGTGTCGGTAATGATAATATAACACAATCTACAATAACTGACATTTTACCAGAAAATATCATTTTTAATCCTGCTACAGATATTGATTTAAGTAATGCAGGAGGAGCGACACTCTTATCATACGACCCTATTACTAGAACAATTGTTTTTAGTATTCCCGATGAGTCAGTTGAAGTAAATGATCCTAGCTTTGTAATTCGTTTACAAGTTCAAATAGTACCAAATTGTTATGATCTGAGCCAAGCATGTTCTAACGAAATAATTAATCAAGCTTTTGCAACTTATCAAGGAGTAATTAATTCAACTATCATAGAAGAGGAAGGTAGTTATGCAAATACAGAATGTTTAAGTGACCCTGGACCGACTAATTTTATTGTAGATATTTCTAATTGTAATTTTGAAAAAACTGAAATTCTTTGTGGCAATAGTGTTGTTTTAACAGCTGCAAACGGATACGATTCATATTCTTGGTCAACAAGCCCAACTGGTACTCCAGTAATTGGAACAACACAATCTATTTCTGTTACAACAACAGGCACTTATTATGTAACAAATACAACATCTGCTACATGTCTTTCTATTGAAGAAGTCTTTCATGTAATTACCTATGGAAATACAATCACTAATCCTGTAATTCCATATGCAGATCAAATAGTTATATGCCCTAATGACGGAAAAGAACTCCCGAATATTTTCTTGTGTGGTGCAAATGATGAACGAATTATTAATACAGGAATAAGTGATGCGGTTTCTATTGTATGGGAAAAATTAGATGAAACAAGTTGCTTAGCGGTTGAAGTTGAAGATTGTGCAAATGAGGATGCTACTTGTACATGGAATCAAGTAGGTACTGGACCGGATTATACTGCAAATACATCAGGACAATTCCGCTTAGTAATTAATTATCCTGGAGGTTGTTTTAGTATTTTTTATTTTAATGTTTATACTAATTTATTAGAGCCAACAGTCACCGCTAATGATATTTTATGTACAACACCAGGACAAATTACAGTTGGAGGTGTGCCTTCAGGGTATGAATTTAGTTTAGACCCTAATGGACCTTATCAAACATCAAATATTTTCATTATTAATACACCTGGTTTTTATACAGTATATATCAGACAAATAGGTGTATCTCCAAACCCTTGTATTTTTGAAACCCCAGAAGTATACATTAGAGCTAGAAACTTTAACGTAACTTCGACTGTCCTTCAACCTTTTTGTTATGGTGATTTAGGCAGTATTATTCTAGCAGTTAATGATGCGTTACCTCAATATTATTATAGTATTTATGAAGGCACAACCTTAGTAAATAGTGTTGGGCCAATTTCAGAGAGTGATTATACTTTTGCCAATTTGAATTCAGGTAATTACACTGTTAATGTTAGTACAGATGATGGTTGCTTTTATACTGAAGATATAGAAATTATTGAGCCTCCTCTATTAACCGTTACTGCTGCGCTAACTGTACCTTTAACATGTACTGATGGTGAAATCACAATATATCCAGAAGGTGGAACTCCTCCATATACCTATTATATTAATAGTACAACTGAATCTCAGGATACACCAGTTTATACAGTAACTGATTCAGGCGTATATAATATCACAGTGTATGACTTTAACAGCTGTATTGCAACAACATCTATTACTGTTGAACAGTCTTTACCTCCAGATTTCAATATTACAACAACAGATATTTTATGTTCAGATGCTGGCAATGTTGGAGAAATTAGTATTAACGTTACAAACCCCAACGGAAATACTTTAGAATACAGTATTGATGGTGGCACAACATTTTTTAGTTCACCAATTTTTACTGGACTTGCTGCTGGAGATTATGATGTAGTTGTTCAATACACTTTAGGAACAGATGTATGTGCAACTGCACCGCAAACTGTAACTATCTCTGCAGTAACTGCCATTGATGGCACTGCAACGTTAACAACACCTTACACGTGTACAACTAATGGAGTTATTACAGTTTCAGGAGTCACTGGTGGAACTCCACCATATATGTATAGTATTGATGGATTTACTTTTCAATCAGGAAATACTTTTACAGGATTAACTTCAGGAACTTATACTATAACTATACAAGATGACAACAACTGTACATTTATTGCTGTACCAGTAACGATTGATGTATTAAATCCACCAACTGATCTTACTTTTAGCAATACACCTTTAAGTTGTCCATCAATTACTTCTGATGTCACCATAACAGGAACTACAGGAGGAACTGCTCCTTTAGAATATCAAATTATTGCTCCAGCAGTTTCAGCAACTCCTTACCAAACATCAACTATTTTCCCAGGACTTGCTCCAGGAACTTATACATTTCAAGTAAGAGATGCTAATGATTGTACATATAGTGAATCATACACTATTGCGCCATTACCTCCAACGACGGTGAGTACGGTTCTAACAAAAGATTTAGACTGTACAGCCTCCCCTGATGCTATCATCACTGGAACAATTACTGGAGGAACTGCACCATTTACTTATGCAGTATCTATAAACGGAGGTGCTTATACTTCGTTAGGTGCAACAGGGTCTCCATTTACTTATATTGCTCCGACTGATGGAACATATCAATTTCAAATTACTGATGCAAATGGTTGTATTACAGAATCAGGAGTGCAAACAGTAAACGCTATTTCATTACCTGAAATAAGTTCAGTAACATCTACTTCAAATCTATGTAATGGCGATTTAAACGGTTCTATTCAAGTAACCATTAATCCAAATGTTGGAACACCTCCATTTACAATTAATGTTTATACTACTACTACTAGCACTGATTACGGAACTCAAACAAGTGGTTTACCTGCTGGCAATTATACAATTACATTAACAGATTCAAAATCTTGTACAGATACCGAAACTATTACCATAACCGAACCAGATCCAATTTTAGTAACCTACCATACTGTTGATATTACTTGTAGCCCAAGTGGCGTGTCACAAGGGTCAATAATAATTGATAGTGTTACTGGAGGAACTGCGCCTTATAATTACTTTGTAACTGGTACTAATGGTTATTCAGCCTCAGAGCTTAATGTTTCTGGTACAACATCTACAACGTTTGACGTTGTTGATTTTGGACTATATCAAATCAATGTTGTTGATGCTAATGGCTGTTCCATATTAATTCAAGATGTACTCGTTGCATCACCACCAGATGATTTAGATATTTCTGTAACATCAACGGTTGATTGTACTTTGGGTGGAGAAGCTGTAATTAGTATTGGTACAACTTTAATTGGTACTGGTCCTTTCTATTTTGATATTTATAGAGGATTTATTCCTCCTCCACCACCAGGAGGAACATGGATTCCCGAAGATTCTCCTGGAAGTCAATCGGCTACTTTTACAGGTTTATTACCTGGAGTTACCTACACTTTTATAGTATATGATGCTTCTACTGGTTGTAGTTATTTTGAAACAGCAACAACATCAATTCCAACCAATTCAACATTAACAGCTGATGCCCTAACAGCAAATAATATTACCTGTGTTGGTAGTGCTGATGGGAACGTATCATTTACAATAAATAGCACTTATGGTGTGTCAACAGATGTGAATTATGAAATATTTGACTCCTTAGCAACAACTACAACTGGTATCTCTGGTTCTGGTACAGTTGCAGCTGGAGGGTCTTTAACGGTAAACAATTTAGGACCATTACCTTTTGGAACTTATTTTGTACTGATTACAGAAACTACTGGGCCAAATGCTGGATGTAGCGTGGTTACTGTTCCTTTTAATATCACTGAATCTGCTTTTGATTTAAATATCACAGCAACGGTTGATAAAAATGCAAACTGTAATCCAAATTCAGGAGTTATTAGTGCCATTGCAACAAATGGTACTGCACCATATTTATATCAATTAACTACGTCTGCAACGCCTCCGTTAGCTACAGACCCTTCTTGGGCATCTGCTAATGTATTTAACGTTGATGCAAACAACTATTATGCGCATGTTATGGATGCTTATGGCTGTATTAGAAGCACTTCAGTAATTGTGTTACCGAATGACCCTGAACCAGTCATTGCTGCTTCAGTAAGCAATCAATGTACAGTTACCGACGGGAATTTTGAAATAGATGTTGCATTAACAACTGCTGGAATAGCGCCTTACAGTTATAGTATTGATGGTGGTGCATTCCAAACGCTTACTGCACCATTTACAATATCTAATTTAGCCTCAGGAACGCATACAATAGAAGTTCAAGATGCTAATGGTTGTGGGAATTTAGTGTCTGTAGATATTGAAGCTTCATTAGAATTAATTCCAGAGATTACCACGATGCCTTCTTGTAATAATGATGATGGGCAAATAACCATTACAGGTTCTGGTGGAAGTGGAACCTATAGTTATTCTATAAGTCCAAATCCTGCATCAATTACCTTAGCTGGCAATGTGTTTTCTGGTGTACCATCAGGAACATATACTGTTACTATGACTGATACAGCAACATTATGTACTGAAGATGTTGAAATTGTAGTTCCAGAGGCAACGCTTCCTACATTAACTACAACACCAACAGCAGTCACTTGCTTTGGAGATAATACAGGTACTTTTGAATTAAATGTGAGCGGTTACACTGGCGCATATAATTATGAAGTGTTTGACAGTGGAAGTACATCAGTTTTTGGACTTGTTTCAGCGAATACGTCAACTAACCCAGAAATAGTAACGGGATTAATCGCAGGAACTTATACGGTTGTAATAACTGAAACTGCAAGTCCGTTTTGTTCAAACACAACTGATGTCATCATTTCATCTCCAGCTGATGCTTTAACTGTGATTGCAACGGAAACGTCAAACGTAACCTGTGATGATGATAGTGGTACCATAACTGCTATTGCAAGTGGTGGTTGGGGCACTTACGAATATGAATTAACTGGAGCAGCCACAATTGCTTACTCAGCAAACGGAACGTTTACAAACTTATCAGCTGGTACTTACACAGTAAATGTTAGAGACGCTGGAGGATGTATAGCATCAGATACTGTAACACTAGACATTCCACCACCAATAACTTCAACAGTAACTGCAAGTACAACACTATTGTCTTGTTTTGGAGATGATAATGCAACAATAACTGCAAATGCCACAACTGGTGGTCAAGGTGCAAACTATACATATACATTGAATATGTTGTTGCCTACAGTAAGTACGTCTGGTCCGCAGTCATCGAATGTGTTCGGTAACCTAGGGGCTGGAACCTATCAAGTAGTCGTAACTGATGGCTATAATTGTGAGTTTATTTCAGCAGATATTACTATTAATGAGCCAACTCAAGTAGAAGCTAGTTTAGTAGCAGCTACTACTCCAACTTGTACAATTGATGCGACGCTTACTTTAAGTGCTTCAGGAGGGACTGGAACATACACTTATAGTAATGACGTTAGTTTTTCTACTGTTTTAGGGTCTTTTGCATCATCAACTACATTTTCTGTAACACCAGGAACATATCAATATTACGTTAGAGATGCTAATGGATGTATTTCTGCTGTATCAAACGAAATAACAATTGATCCACTTCCAACATTGGATGTTAACTTGGAAGCAACAGATATCTTTATTAATTGCGTTGGAGATAATACTGGTGTTATTGTAGCGACTGCCGAAGGTGGATTAGGTAGCTACGTATACACCTTACAAGATGGATCAGGAAATGATATTTTACCTGCTCCAACACAAAATAGTCCAGGAGTGTTTACTGATCTTCCAGCAGGAACCTATCAAGTAGAAGTAGAAAGTGGTGATTGTTTAGCAACATCAGATATCATAAACATTACTGAACCATCGTCACCTCTAGTTGCAAATTATACAGTAACTGATATCACTTGTAGTGGTAGCAATAACGGAATGGTTGAGATTACTGCTTCTGGTGGAACTGGAATTATTAAATATGCCATTTCTCCACAGTTAAATCAGTTCTTTGACTCTCCAATATTTGAAGATCTTGCTCCAGGAGTTTATCAAGCTATTGCGCAAGATGAACTTGGCTGCTTTGTGATTATTGATTTTACAATAAACGATCCAATTCCTGTATCACTTACTATTGTTGGAGGCTCTATACTTCCCGAAATTTGTGATGGCGATTTAGATGGTGAATTTAGTGTTGACATCTCTGGAGGTAATTTACCATACAGCGTTAGTTTAGATGATATTAATGGCACTTATACAATAGGTGGTCCAACTCAAACACAATTTGATTTTACAGGATTATCTGGAGGCGACCACATTGTTTATGTGCGTGATGCACTTGGATGTGAGTCGGAATGGAATATTTCATCCCCTGAATCCGTATTAATAGACCCTCAAGTTGAGGTAGAATTTGGTTGTGTGAATAATGCTCCTTCAAATATTGTTACTGTGATTGTTGATGATAGTATCACCAATCTTTCAGATTTAGACTATTCATTAAATGGTGGTCTATATCAAGCTAGCAATGTGTTTGTTAATGTATCAGCAGGAACAGGGCATTATATTGATGTAAGACATACAAACGGTTGTATACAAAGAACCGAACTTTTTGATATTCCTGATTTTAACCCTTTAGTATTAACATTACAAGAGGGTGAAATAAATCAAATTGTGGCCATCACTTCAGGTGGTTCAGAACCTTATCAATACACATTAAACGGAGAGGATTATGGAAGTACTGATACATTTATTATTTATGAAACTGGTACTTACACCGTCACTGTAACTGATGCTAATGGTTGTGTAGCTACTGCCATAATTGAGATGACCTATGTAGATGTTTGTATACCAAATTATTTTACGCCTAATGACGATGGTGTTCAAGATGATTGGGGACCAGGTTGTACGGCTCAATACCCAAATCTTACGTTCGATATTTTTGATAGATATGGTCGTGTAATAGCCACGCTTAACCAGGGTGACAAATGGGATGGTAAATATAATGGTAATGAACTCCCAACTGGAGATTACTGGTATGTAGTGAAATTAAACGATACTAATGATAATCGCCATTTTGTTGGTCATTTTACTTTATATCGCTAA
- a CDS encoding type IX secretion system membrane protein PorP/SprF — MKKRIIYLLTLIVSYSYGQELNLPVFTQYLADNNFVVAPTYAGIGDNLKLRANGLTQWVGIKGAPDNQSFYGDFRIADRSGVGLSFYNDRNGNTIQKGAKFSFAHHLILDLVTEQYLSLGLTYNINNFRIDIENFISTPENPIIDPFITDDRKTTNSNFDVGALYRYRAFFFSLNLNNILKKKIDESVRAFEPSLLLNYQLYAGYTYGQAKEGGIEFEPSVYYQYFSSDKRSSTDINMKVRKFGKDDSYFWGGISYRFLNDQFFKPLNIGPMVGFKQSIFYFGYAYQFTTNGLSPYNSGTHVVTIGLDFLRGISDCACTNNRFRY, encoded by the coding sequence ATGAAAAAACGTATCATATATCTTTTAACTCTAATTGTAAGTTACAGTTATGGTCAAGAGTTGAATTTACCCGTTTTTACACAATATTTGGCAGATAATAATTTTGTTGTTGCTCCAACTTATGCTGGTATTGGAGATAATTTAAAACTTAGAGCAAACGGCCTAACACAATGGGTTGGAATTAAAGGTGCTCCAGACAATCAATCATTCTATGGAGACTTTAGAATTGCAGACCGTTCTGGAGTTGGATTGTCATTTTATAATGATAGAAATGGAAATACCATTCAAAAAGGAGCAAAATTCTCTTTTGCACATCATCTCATTTTAGATTTAGTAACAGAACAATACTTATCGTTAGGCCTTACTTATAATATCAATAATTTTAGAATAGACATTGAAAATTTTATCTCAACTCCTGAAAACCCAATAATCGATCCTTTTATTACTGATGATAGAAAAACTACTAATAGTAACTTTGATGTTGGTGCGTTGTATAGATACAGAGCATTCTTTTTTAGTTTAAACCTAAATAATATTTTAAAGAAAAAAATTGATGAAAGCGTTAGAGCATTTGAACCTAGTTTATTATTAAACTATCAACTTTATGCAGGTTATACGTATGGCCAAGCTAAAGAAGGTGGCATTGAGTTTGAACCATCTGTATACTACCAATATTTCTCAAGCGACAAACGCTCAAGTACTGATATAAATATGAAAGTTAGAAAATTTGGGAAAGATGATAGTTACTTTTGGGGAGGTATATCATATCGTTTTCTTAATGATCAGTTCTTTAAACCTCTAAACATAGGTCCAATGGTTGGGTTTAAACAATCTATATTTTATTTTGGGTATGCTTACCAATTTACTACCAATGGATTATCTCCTTATAATTCTGGTACACATGTCGTTACTATCGGATTAGATTTTTTACGCGGAATTAGTGATTGTGCCTGTACTAACAATCGTTTTCGCTATTAA
- a CDS encoding Two component regulator three Y domain protein, with the protein MKTLKLALLLCLVSTLAFGNVSTKEKEALIAICNATNGDNWTVTWDINSPINTWHGVIIENDKVVALDLSFNNLEGLLPTQIGNLENLRSLNLFRNKISGVIPESIGNLKQLTSLNIAFNALEGRLPNTIGDLTSLESLELFMNKLEGSIPTTIGKLSQLQKIEIFSNNLTGTIPNEIGALTNLMELSLSSNQLSGAIPKTVKNLVNLEKLSLYDNMLFGPIPSSLGDLTKLEEIMLSDNLLYGHIPTNLASLSKLKILMINNNDLKGDFASLGKQLPNGVQFEFANIGERKNSALAGTD; encoded by the coding sequence ATGAAAACCTTAAAACTAGCACTACTGTTATGTCTTGTATCTACATTAGCTTTCGGTAATGTTTCAACTAAAGAAAAAGAAGCTTTAATAGCAATTTGTAATGCCACCAATGGTGATAATTGGACAGTTACTTGGGATATAAATAGTCCAATAAACACATGGCATGGAGTTATTATTGAAAACGATAAAGTCGTAGCATTAGATTTAAGTTTTAATAATCTTGAAGGCTTATTACCAACTCAAATAGGAAATCTTGAGAACTTAAGATCATTAAATTTATTTAGAAATAAAATATCAGGAGTAATTCCAGAATCCATAGGAAATCTTAAACAATTAACGTCATTGAACATTGCTTTTAATGCACTTGAAGGAAGGTTGCCAAATACAATAGGAGATTTAACATCTTTAGAATCATTGGAGTTATTTATGAATAAATTAGAAGGATCAATTCCTACTACTATTGGTAAGTTATCTCAATTACAAAAAATTGAAATATTCAGTAATAATTTAACAGGTACAATTCCAAATGAAATAGGAGCTCTTACAAATCTTATGGAATTGTCTTTAAGTAGTAATCAATTATCTGGAGCAATTCCAAAAACAGTTAAAAATTTAGTTAACCTAGAAAAGTTAAGTTTATATGATAATATGTTATTTGGGCCAATTCCATCTAGTTTAGGAGATTTAACTAAGCTAGAAGAAATCATGCTTTCAGATAACTTATTATATGGACATATTCCAACTAATTTAGCAAGTTTAAGTAAGTTGAAAATTTTAATGATAAACAATAATGACCTTAAAGGAGATTTTGCAAGCTTAGGAAAACAACTTCCTAATGGTGTGCAATTTGAATTCGCAAATATAGGAGAAAGAAAAAATTCTGCGCTTGCAGGAACTGATTAA